One Myxococcales bacterium genomic region harbors:
- a CDS encoding fibronectin type III domain-containing protein, which produces MKTSTLFLLSLAALASAACASPTDEPPLGSSSEAVAVDPGDTDPGHSGPVGTPTGVSIVATAFDRVSVKFTCGSNADAHSLLETASDTGVQKRVADVGCSAGRVMTLSDTKVEPGRTYCWSVLATNLTHEARSVSRCATVPLDLGPVAAPGLSVTTLSQVGLRFVIEDKSTNEGGFRIYGRKVGTPTWQVVHTERRATRRDTSTGTLLRIDDHRFATNETWEFYAEAFKEYAPAVAQSAIVRAQLLPFPVTAPTNVRIVGTEEHAMTVAWNAVPNAESYRIHASVTADSDPDDVYVDASQTQVRIAPLPSGYEVCMTVTAMNRSNEASSTRVCGTTAVAASTNHTSDMTLAPFPPATGLLPFYGVFPPFGVATGTVSRIELPDTANGTTLLALTFIRPSADVADCTDADKSVFVRRGESLDATGLAKLYGTSTPTLPLALKACASTTTQTVPSPLVRIHWFGH; this is translated from the coding sequence ATGAAGACGTCGACTCTCTTCCTTCTCTCTCTCGCGGCGCTCGCCTCGGCGGCGTGCGCGTCCCCGACCGACGAGCCCCCGCTCGGATCCTCGAGTGAGGCCGTCGCGGTCGATCCGGGAGACACGGACCCCGGTCACTCCGGCCCGGTCGGCACGCCCACCGGCGTGAGCATCGTCGCGACCGCGTTCGACCGTGTCTCCGTCAAGTTCACCTGCGGGAGCAACGCGGACGCCCACTCGTTGCTCGAGACCGCCTCCGACACCGGGGTCCAGAAGCGGGTCGCGGACGTCGGCTGTTCGGCCGGGCGCGTGATGACCTTGTCGGACACGAAGGTCGAGCCGGGGAGGACGTACTGCTGGAGCGTCCTCGCGACGAACCTCACTCACGAGGCGCGCTCGGTATCGCGCTGCGCCACCGTACCGCTCGACCTCGGGCCCGTGGCCGCGCCGGGCCTCTCCGTGACCACGTTGAGCCAGGTCGGGCTCCGCTTCGTCATCGAGGACAAGAGCACGAACGAAGGAGGATTTCGCATCTACGGCCGCAAAGTCGGCACTCCGACGTGGCAAGTCGTCCACACCGAGCGGCGCGCGACCCGACGCGACACGTCGACCGGGACGCTCCTTCGTATCGACGACCACCGCTTCGCCACGAACGAAACGTGGGAGTTCTACGCCGAAGCCTTCAAGGAGTACGCACCCGCCGTGGCGCAGAGCGCGATCGTGCGCGCGCAGCTCTTGCCCTTCCCCGTCACGGCGCCCACGAACGTGCGCATCGTCGGCACGGAGGAGCACGCCATGACCGTAGCGTGGAACGCCGTGCCGAACGCCGAGTCCTACCGGATCCATGCCTCCGTGACCGCGGACTCCGATCCGGACGACGTGTACGTCGACGCCTCGCAGACACAGGTTCGGATCGCGCCCCTCCCTTCTGGCTACGAGGTCTGCATGACCGTCACGGCCATGAACCGGTCGAACGAAGCGTCTTCGACGCGCGTGTGCGGAACGACGGCCGTCGCGGCGTCCACGAACCATACGTCCGACATGACGCTTGCGCCCTTCCCTCCCGCCACGGGCCTCCTCCCGTTCTACGGTGTGTTTCCGCCCTTCGGGGTCGCGACTGGCACGGTGTCACGCATCGAGCTTCCGGACACCGCCAACGGCACCACGCTCCTCGCCCTCACCTTCATCCGCCCGTCAGCGGACGTCGCGGATTGCACCGACGCGGACAAGTCGGTGTTCGTCCGTCGCGGGGAGAGCCTCGACGCCACCGGGCTCGCCAAGCTCTACGGAACGTCGACCCCCACGCTGCCGCTCGCCTTGAAGGCGTGCGCGTCGACCACGACCCAGACGGTTCCGAGCCCGCTCGTCCGAATCCACTGGTTCGGGCACTGA
- a CDS encoding serine/threonine protein kinase, with amino-acid sequence MTLPVPGHEPWDGGAARDVTARLPSPSSGGTVPIRGPVSVPTPTEARIDGRFEALLSPGTLFGGRYVIERPLGRGGASLVVLAYEPAADRYVALKVLVPSAHTPPRTLERFEREGHAMAAMATPHVVKVLAAHRHEQGFPYLVMEYLEGEDLARYRERHGPLPHQIAVDFLLEACAGLSRAHAAGVVHRDLKPSNMFLVADHDRGRPCLKLIDFGIAKVASGERITHTSEVFGSPEYMSPEQVRASSDVDARSDIWSIGVCLFELLSGRVPFSGESVLEAGSRILFEKPRSLRALCPEAPEGLVAVVERCLEKSPNRRYSSVDDLAKALAPFGSKAARTASRPRLSAVEAEVPFMARRSTVRAAYAILAVAIVTFVWSIGRLVVSPAEARSRAASTPAAP; translated from the coding sequence ATGACGCTCCCCGTACCCGGCCACGAGCCCTGGGACGGCGGCGCCGCGCGCGATGTCACGGCACGCCTGCCCTCCCCGTCGAGCGGCGGCACGGTGCCGATCCGGGGCCCCGTGTCGGTGCCCACGCCGACCGAAGCAAGGATCGACGGGCGCTTCGAGGCGCTGCTCTCGCCGGGGACGCTGTTCGGTGGTCGCTACGTGATCGAACGTCCGCTCGGACGTGGCGGCGCCTCCCTCGTGGTGCTCGCGTACGAGCCCGCGGCCGATCGGTACGTGGCCCTCAAGGTGCTCGTCCCCTCGGCCCACACCCCGCCTCGGACGCTCGAGAGGTTCGAGCGCGAAGGGCACGCGATGGCCGCGATGGCCACGCCCCACGTGGTCAAGGTGCTCGCCGCGCACCGACACGAGCAAGGGTTTCCCTACCTCGTGATGGAATACCTCGAGGGCGAGGACCTCGCTCGGTACCGCGAGCGCCACGGCCCATTGCCTCACCAAATCGCCGTCGATTTCTTGCTCGAGGCGTGCGCAGGCCTCTCGCGTGCTCACGCCGCGGGCGTCGTGCACCGCGACCTCAAGCCCTCCAACATGTTCCTTGTCGCCGATCACGATCGCGGTCGACCGTGCCTCAAGCTCATCGACTTCGGGATCGCGAAGGTGGCTAGCGGGGAGCGCATCACCCACACGTCCGAGGTGTTCGGCTCGCCCGAGTACATGTCGCCCGAGCAGGTGCGCGCCTCGTCCGACGTCGACGCGCGCTCGGACATCTGGTCGATCGGGGTGTGCCTCTTCGAGCTCCTCTCGGGACGTGTGCCGTTCTCGGGGGAGTCGGTGCTCGAGGCCGGCTCGCGCATCCTCTTCGAGAAGCCGCGCTCGCTCCGCGCGCTCTGCCCCGAGGCGCCGGAGGGGCTCGTCGCGGTCGTCGAGCGATGCCTCGAGAAGAGCCCAAATCGCCGATATTCTTCGGTCGACGACCTCGCGAAGGCCCTCGCACCGTTCGGATCCAAGGCCGCACGCACGGCGTCACGGCCGCGCCTCTCTGCCGTGGAGGCCGAGGTGCCCTTCATGGCGCGGAGGTCGACCGTCCGCGCGGCGTACGCGATCTTGGCCGTGGCGATCGTCACGTTCGTGTGGTCGATCGGCAGGCTCGTCGTGTCTCCCGCCGAAGCCCGCTCGAGAGCCGCGAGCACACCCGCGGCCCCCTGA
- a CDS encoding sigma 54-dependent Fis family transcriptional regulator translates to MSDQGPASRSETEGTQGRSIVHGALAVQVERDGSEAVGHTVPFDGERVRIGAHPSNDVVLRDRHVSRFHVQFLREANGWRVVDYGSMNGTYVNGVQVTDARLPGPEAVIDVGQSRLRVREVASTREVSTLDQLSFGELYGRSLAMRKLFAILERVAAHDTTVLIEGESGTGKELVAGEIVRRSSRAEKPFVVVDCGAISPSLVEAELFGHARGAFTGADRERAGAFESAHGGTVFLDEIGELPLELQPKLLRALEAREIRRVGEVHPRKVDVRVVAATNRSLEKEVNLRRFREDLYYRLSVISVRVPPLRERVDDIELLVRMFLDLFGATEADDLFTPDVLAGLRAHSWPGNVRELKNVVERVVVFRDGSPAKGLGSRRGEALDKPEFLPYREAKARAIDAFEKAYLGELLEWANGNLSRAARRAQMDRMNLHRLAQRFGLREGRGLRD, encoded by the coding sequence ATGAGCGACCAAGGCCCCGCTTCGCGCTCCGAGACCGAGGGTACCCAAGGGCGATCGATCGTCCATGGTGCGCTCGCCGTGCAAGTGGAGCGCGACGGGAGCGAGGCCGTCGGTCACACGGTGCCCTTCGACGGCGAGCGCGTGCGCATCGGCGCGCACCCGAGCAACGACGTGGTGCTGCGCGACCGGCACGTGTCGCGGTTCCACGTGCAGTTCCTCCGCGAGGCGAACGGCTGGCGCGTCGTCGACTACGGGTCGATGAACGGCACGTACGTGAACGGCGTGCAGGTGACCGATGCGCGCCTCCCGGGCCCCGAGGCGGTGATCGACGTGGGCCAGTCTCGCCTCAGGGTGCGCGAGGTCGCGTCGACGCGCGAGGTCTCGACGCTGGACCAGCTCTCCTTCGGCGAGCTCTACGGCCGCTCGCTCGCGATGCGAAAGCTCTTCGCGATCCTCGAGCGGGTGGCCGCGCACGACACCACCGTGCTCATCGAAGGCGAGAGCGGCACGGGCAAGGAGCTCGTCGCCGGGGAGATCGTGCGGCGCTCGTCGCGGGCCGAGAAGCCGTTCGTCGTGGTCGACTGCGGCGCCATCTCGCCGAGCCTCGTCGAGGCGGAGCTCTTCGGGCACGCGCGCGGGGCGTTCACCGGGGCCGACCGCGAGCGCGCGGGGGCCTTCGAGTCGGCGCATGGTGGCACCGTGTTCCTCGACGAGATCGGCGAGCTCCCCCTCGAGCTCCAACCGAAGCTCCTCCGCGCGCTCGAGGCGCGCGAGATCCGCCGCGTCGGCGAGGTGCACCCGCGCAAGGTCGACGTGCGCGTCGTCGCCGCCACGAACCGTAGCCTCGAAAAAGAGGTAAATTTGCGCCGTTTTCGAGAGGATCTCTACTACCGCCTCTCGGTCATCTCGGTGCGCGTGCCGCCGCTCCGGGAACGTGTCGACGACATCGAGCTCTTGGTTCGCATGTTCCTCGACCTGTTCGGCGCGACCGAGGCCGACGATCTCTTCACCCCCGACGTGCTCGCGGGGCTGCGGGCTCATAGTTGGCCCGGCAACGTCCGCGAGCTCAAGAACGTGGTCGAGCGCGTGGTCGTGTTCCGTGACGGCTCGCCCGCGAAGGGGCTCGGCTCGCGGCGCGGCGAGGCCCTCGACAAACCCGAGTTCCTCCCGTACCGCGAGGCCAAGGCGCGCGCGATCGACGCCTTCGAAAAGGCCTATTTGGGCGAGCTGCTCGAGTGGGCGAATGGCAACTTGAGCCGCGCGGCCCGCCGCGCCCAGATGGATCGCATGAACCTCCATCGGCTCGCCCAGCGCTTCGGGCTGCGCGAGGGGCGCGGCCTCCGCGATTGA
- a CDS encoding protein kinase, whose amino-acid sequence MLAVGAEVHSGYRVVRVVRADRRGHCYEVEDAEGKRALGYVLWLRLRERALERWIHETTHVNRVLTPGIPKTLATGTGDSERAVVVTELVTGESLEELRRHWGGRLPGPVAMEFVCEILDLLETAHGKGVVHGALRSESVLVDPERKGQRLAIPDIAFARLVSESYRKVPGASSAGVLLTLAPEQRKGELLADARTDVYGVAALAMGLLGADLAALVETEGADARDTRRRFVEAAVAKDGLPNALVAVFEKALSVSRQERYAAAWVFARELRIGLGLIPAEEPDPSPADGDGRSIVTLDQLVRVMIDEARLSMGSDTPGDPLGRTAEAEAASYPGALADARSAPVLVTEVKADRSERPRGIAEIDGVHDEETSQVHYLVDDTGVVLSSTGAEIVRRATSVTETAVTRPNALSPSGRAATSRPPSLLPDAPQVPPSLLPEAPAVPPSLLPEAPRGAEASNDLRWLKGTLVMTRDPAADAQPPPSQAGPQRHDGQGDAGRYAIDRPIASGGMATVYLGKMFGGAGFSRTVAIKKLHAGLASDPKFSRMMLDEARMASRITHPNVVPILDVVTSGEGVMLVFEYVFGVSVGQLARTSAGRRALPLPIAAAIVVGALRGLEAAHSAADEVGQRLGLVHRDISPQNLMVGSDGAVRVIDFGIARALGRAEVTTGNELRGKASYMAPERFRGQKSDHRIDLWAMGVVFWELVCGAKLFDSEDPIETALMVCTGAIRQTGVDALDRVLERALNRDVDARFPSAAEMAKAIESALLVADTRVVAEYVREQCPAHLEAQREALRALDARFVGLEPESRKPLGGGGVAISTPAPVPVPAPLELIARAAKEANEARENEVELPNRQVTDLPELSPASSRGWWIHGSGPTSGGAARAQGPAVAPLVSTRSAWVALAISVVLFVMSAATCILRP is encoded by the coding sequence GTGCTCGCCGTCGGGGCCGAGGTCCATTCCGGGTACCGCGTCGTGCGCGTCGTGCGGGCCGACCGGCGTGGCCACTGCTACGAGGTCGAGGACGCCGAGGGCAAGCGCGCGCTCGGCTACGTCCTGTGGCTGCGCCTCCGTGAGCGCGCCCTCGAGCGGTGGATCCACGAGACCACGCACGTGAACCGCGTGCTCACGCCCGGGATCCCCAAGACCCTCGCGACCGGAACGGGCGACTCGGAGCGCGCCGTGGTCGTCACCGAGCTCGTCACGGGAGAGTCGCTCGAGGAGCTTCGAAGGCACTGGGGTGGTCGCCTCCCGGGGCCGGTCGCCATGGAATTCGTTTGTGAAATCCTAGATTTGCTCGAGACGGCTCACGGCAAGGGCGTCGTGCACGGCGCGCTCCGGTCGGAGAGCGTGCTCGTCGATCCGGAGCGCAAGGGGCAGCGCCTCGCCATCCCCGACATCGCGTTCGCGCGGCTCGTCTCGGAGAGCTACCGCAAGGTGCCGGGCGCGAGCAGCGCGGGCGTGCTCTTGACGCTCGCCCCCGAGCAGCGGAAAGGCGAGCTCCTCGCCGACGCGCGGACCGACGTGTACGGCGTCGCCGCCCTCGCGATGGGGCTCCTCGGGGCCGATCTCGCCGCGCTCGTCGAGACCGAAGGAGCCGATGCCCGGGACACGCGCCGTCGGTTCGTCGAGGCGGCCGTGGCGAAGGACGGGCTCCCGAACGCCCTCGTGGCCGTGTTCGAGAAGGCGCTCTCGGTCTCACGGCAAGAACGCTACGCCGCGGCGTGGGTCTTCGCGCGTGAGCTGCGGATCGGCCTTGGGCTCATCCCTGCCGAGGAGCCGGACCCCTCACCCGCCGATGGCGATGGGCGATCCATCGTCACGCTCGATCAGCTCGTGCGCGTGATGATCGACGAGGCGCGCCTCAGCATGGGGTCGGACACACCCGGCGACCCGCTCGGGCGCACCGCCGAGGCCGAGGCAGCGAGCTATCCGGGTGCGCTGGCCGACGCGCGGTCGGCGCCGGTGCTCGTGACCGAGGTGAAGGCCGACCGCTCCGAGCGTCCGCGCGGCATCGCGGAGATCGACGGGGTCCACGACGAAGAGACGTCTCAAGTGCACTACCTGGTCGACGACACCGGCGTGGTGCTGTCGTCGACGGGAGCCGAGATCGTGCGTCGAGCTACCTCGGTCACCGAGACCGCGGTCACGCGTCCCAACGCGCTGAGCCCTTCGGGCCGTGCGGCCACGAGCCGTCCGCCGTCGCTCCTCCCGGACGCACCTCAGGTCCCGCCGTCCCTCCTCCCGGAGGCTCCCGCCGTTCCGCCGTCTCTCCTCCCCGAGGCTCCGCGTGGCGCCGAGGCGTCGAACGATCTCAGGTGGCTGAAGGGCACGCTCGTCATGACGCGCGATCCGGCGGCCGACGCGCAACCTCCGCCCTCGCAAGCCGGACCGCAGCGCCACGACGGGCAGGGTGACGCCGGAAGGTACGCGATCGATCGGCCGATCGCCTCGGGCGGGATGGCGACCGTGTACCTCGGCAAGATGTTCGGCGGGGCGGGCTTCTCGCGCACCGTGGCCATCAAGAAGCTGCACGCCGGCCTCGCGAGCGACCCCAAGTTCTCGCGCATGATGCTCGACGAGGCCCGCATGGCGTCGCGCATCACGCACCCGAACGTCGTGCCGATCCTGGACGTGGTGACCTCGGGCGAAGGCGTCATGCTCGTGTTCGAGTACGTCTTCGGCGTGAGCGTGGGGCAGCTCGCGCGCACGTCGGCCGGGCGTCGTGCGCTCCCTCTGCCCATCGCCGCGGCCATCGTGGTGGGCGCCCTCCGCGGGCTCGAGGCCGCGCACAGCGCCGCCGACGAGGTCGGTCAGCGCCTCGGGCTCGTGCACCGTGACATCTCGCCGCAGAACCTGATGGTCGGCAGCGACGGCGCCGTTCGTGTCATCGACTTCGGCATCGCGCGGGCCCTCGGTCGTGCCGAGGTCACCACGGGGAACGAGCTCCGCGGCAAGGCCTCGTACATGGCGCCGGAGCGCTTTCGAGGCCAAAAATCCGACCATCGCATCGATCTGTGGGCGATGGGCGTCGTCTTCTGGGAGCTCGTCTGCGGCGCCAAGCTGTTCGACTCGGAGGACCCGATCGAGACCGCCCTCATGGTGTGCACGGGGGCGATTCGGCAGACCGGGGTGGACGCGCTCGATCGGGTGCTCGAGCGCGCGCTCAACCGCGACGTCGACGCGCGGTTCCCCTCGGCGGCGGAGATGGCGAAGGCGATCGAGTCGGCGCTCCTCGTGGCCGATACGCGCGTCGTGGCCGAGTACGTCCGGGAGCAGTGCCCGGCCCACCTCGAGGCGCAGCGCGAGGCGCTCCGGGCCCTCGACGCGCGCTTCGTCGGCCTCGAGCCCGAGTCGCGCAAGCCATTGGGAGGGGGTGGTGTGGCGATCTCCACGCCGGCGCCCGTGCCCGTCCCGGCCCCGCTCGAGCTCATCGCCCGCGCGGCCAAGGAGGCGAACGAGGCTCGCGAGAACGAGGTGGAATTGCCGAATCGGCAAGTGACAGATCTCCCCGAGCTGTCTCCAGCCTCTTCGAGGGGCTGGTGGATTCACGGCTCTGGGCCCACGAGCGGGGGAGCCGCTCGTGCGCAGGGGCCGGCGGTGGCACCTTTGGTGTCCACGCGTTCGGCGTGGGTCGCGCTCGCGATCTCGGTGGTCTTGTTCGTGATGTCGGCGGCGACCTGCATTTTGCGCCCTTGA
- a CDS encoding protein kinase, whose protein sequence is MQANLRPGDVLCKKWKIVRFLRMSETSQAYLADHRNGCRVVVRVLHPHLCTDETLSARFRREAYVANTITHPAIIKVIDDDVLPDGRPVLVTDPVEGETLEDIRKAFGGRIPLDLAVDLITQVLDALECAHAEGIVHRNLRPELVLVQHGQVKIADFGFARVVSSAEDLTAMGLVLGTPQFLAPEQARGHRELVDAQSDLFAVGAILFLLLSGQHVHPSDSPDGFLYSATLSSARSLRMAVGEDLVPDEVVDVVDKALKFKKAERWLSADELATALRNVVAGKPAEPVDDEPPLFAPDEPTVTTLSDYERVLLEAELDRPPPPAPARPAPADDVVTSVAPEEPVVTARSTLVMAPSVPPQPLAVSVAPPSLAPGPVSRPPGLGSYSRVPPRDDEPVFASSRPRAVHVERSQPPDAPAEVPSVAPPPAPPLPPVEELAPIPPKAPPSAWPLASRVALVSAFVLMFFSVAVFAWALRSRPHGAHEGEGAHAVVRLHAGVSLTEPR, encoded by the coding sequence GTGCAGGCGAATCTTCGACCGGGCGACGTCCTCTGCAAAAAGTGGAAGATCGTCCGGTTCCTACGGATGAGTGAGACGAGCCAGGCCTACCTCGCGGACCACCGCAACGGGTGCCGGGTCGTCGTGCGCGTGCTGCACCCCCACCTCTGCACGGACGAGACGCTCTCCGCTCGGTTCCGCCGCGAAGCGTACGTGGCGAACACCATCACGCACCCCGCCATCATCAAGGTCATCGACGACGACGTGCTCCCCGACGGGCGCCCCGTGCTCGTGACCGACCCGGTCGAAGGCGAGACCCTCGAGGACATCCGCAAGGCGTTCGGTGGCCGCATTCCGCTCGATCTCGCCGTCGATCTGATCACGCAGGTGCTCGACGCGCTCGAGTGCGCGCACGCGGAGGGCATCGTGCACCGCAACCTGCGACCCGAGCTCGTGCTGGTGCAACACGGGCAGGTCAAGATCGCCGACTTCGGCTTCGCGAGGGTCGTGAGCTCCGCCGAGGACCTCACCGCCATGGGGCTCGTGCTCGGGACGCCGCAGTTCCTCGCACCCGAACAGGCCCGAGGTCACCGCGAGCTCGTCGACGCGCAGTCGGACCTCTTCGCCGTGGGCGCGATCCTCTTTTTGCTGCTCTCGGGGCAGCACGTCCACCCGAGCGACTCTCCCGACGGGTTCTTGTACTCGGCGACGCTGTCGTCGGCGCGCTCGCTCCGCATGGCCGTGGGCGAGGATCTCGTGCCCGACGAGGTGGTCGACGTCGTCGACAAGGCGCTCAAGTTCAAGAAGGCCGAGCGTTGGCTCTCGGCCGATGAGCTCGCCACGGCGCTCCGAAACGTGGTGGCGGGCAAGCCGGCCGAGCCCGTCGACGACGAGCCGCCCCTCTTCGCCCCGGACGAGCCGACCGTCACGACGCTCTCGGACTACGAACGGGTGCTCCTCGAGGCCGAGCTCGATCGCCCGCCGCCTCCCGCACCGGCGAGGCCTGCCCCCGCGGACGACGTCGTCACGAGCGTCGCGCCGGAGGAGCCCGTCGTCACGGCCCGCAGCACCTTGGTGATGGCGCCGTCGGTTCCGCCGCAGCCGCTCGCCGTCTCGGTGGCCCCGCCGAGCCTCGCGCCGGGGCCGGTGTCTCGCCCGCCGGGCCTCGGATCGTACTCGCGTGTCCCGCCACGGGACGACGAGCCCGTCTTCGCGTCGTCGCGGCCTCGCGCCGTCCACGTGGAGCGGTCTCAGCCTCCGGATGCCCCGGCGGAGGTGCCGAGCGTCGCTCCTCCTCCCGCTCCTCCGCTTCCTCCGGTCGAAGAGCTCGCGCCGATCCCTCCGAAGGCACCTCCATCCGCGTGGCCCTTGGCGTCGCGGGTCGCGCTCGTCAGCGCGTTCGTGCTCATGTTCTTCTCCGTCGCGGTGTTCGCCTGGGCGCTCCGATCGCGGCCGCACGGCGCCCATGAAGGGGAAGGTGCGCACGCCGTCGTTCGCCTTCACGCGGGCGTCTCGCTCACGGAGCCCCGATGA
- a CDS encoding DUF4215 domain-containing protein, with translation MRRTVAFSLLAFGVTTYVFAACTNTEPQSGFPDSGVDGGNVPNQFAEGGFSEGGNEPGDAQPTLVCGNGVKNEATELCDDGNTKSGDGCTDNCRIEPGYTCPTPGRPCVALECGDGLLAGDEFCDDGNKADGDGCSATCKIEDGFKCTTPGQPCTRTTCGDNVKEGVEQCDDGNLEPFDGCDPACKVEPKCTGGTCTSVCGDGLKFPGEACDDGNTRGGDGCSPTCTLEAGFECTHAKAAPPATKDLWVAYRDFKAAASAGGHPDFLAANFTNPAINVIAQGLVKPLLDAQGRPEFLSRRGTGALDIIQDATTFSQWFRDTPFSKKVVSTLRLNKQPDDTFVFDDGAFFPLDTAANAWPERQADFGGNMRNFLFTSEVRIPFTYKGGETLTFRGDDDVWVFVNGHLAVDIGGVKEAQTGSITLGPAQATAFGLTVGGFYEFAVFQAERNPTASSYRLTLSDFDRVLSTCKSVCGDGVKTPDELCDEGRERNTGGYGRCTADCGRGPFCGDGIVQSPQEQCDSTPGCTADCRRQENAPR, from the coding sequence ATGCGCCGAACCGTCGCCTTCTCTCTCCTCGCTTTCGGTGTGACGACCTACGTGTTCGCGGCTTGCACGAACACCGAGCCGCAATCCGGCTTCCCCGACTCGGGCGTCGACGGTGGCAACGTGCCCAACCAGTTCGCCGAGGGCGGCTTCTCCGAGGGTGGCAACGAGCCCGGAGACGCCCAGCCTACGCTCGTGTGCGGCAACGGCGTGAAGAACGAAGCCACCGAGCTCTGCGACGACGGCAACACCAAGTCGGGCGATGGCTGCACCGACAACTGCCGCATCGAGCCCGGGTACACCTGCCCCACGCCGGGTCGCCCGTGCGTCGCGCTCGAGTGCGGGGACGGCCTGCTCGCCGGTGACGAGTTCTGTGACGACGGCAACAAGGCCGACGGTGACGGCTGCTCGGCCACCTGCAAGATCGAAGACGGCTTCAAGTGCACGACGCCGGGCCAGCCGTGCACGCGCACCACCTGCGGCGACAACGTCAAAGAGGGGGTCGAGCAGTGCGACGACGGCAACCTCGAGCCGTTCGACGGCTGCGATCCGGCCTGCAAGGTCGAGCCGAAATGCACCGGCGGCACCTGCACCTCGGTGTGCGGTGACGGCCTGAAATTTCCTGGCGAAGCGTGCGACGACGGCAACACCCGCGGGGGTGACGGCTGCTCGCCGACGTGCACCCTCGAGGCCGGGTTCGAGTGCACCCACGCCAAGGCCGCGCCGCCCGCCACCAAGGATCTCTGGGTCGCCTACCGCGACTTCAAGGCCGCCGCCTCGGCCGGTGGTCACCCCGACTTCCTCGCGGCGAACTTCACGAACCCGGCGATCAACGTCATCGCGCAGGGCCTCGTGAAGCCCTTGCTCGACGCGCAAGGCCGCCCCGAGTTCCTCTCGCGCCGCGGCACGGGCGCGCTCGACATCATCCAAGACGCGACCACGTTCTCGCAGTGGTTCCGCGACACGCCCTTCAGCAAGAAGGTGGTGTCGACGCTCCGCCTCAACAAACAACCCGACGACACCTTCGTGTTCGACGACGGCGCGTTCTTCCCGCTCGACACGGCGGCCAACGCGTGGCCCGAGCGTCAGGCCGACTTCGGCGGCAACATGCGAAACTTCCTCTTCACGAGCGAGGTCCGCATCCCCTTCACCTACAAGGGTGGAGAGACCCTCACCTTCCGCGGCGACGACGACGTCTGGGTGTTCGTGAACGGCCACCTCGCGGTCGATATCGGCGGCGTGAAAGAGGCGCAGACCGGCAGCATCACCCTCGGGCCCGCGCAGGCGACGGCCTTCGGCCTCACGGTCGGTGGGTTCTACGAGTTCGCGGTGTTCCAGGCCGAGCGCAACCCGACGGCCTCGAGCTACAGGCTCACCCTGAGCGACTTCGATCGCGTGCTCTCGACCTGCAAGAGCGTCTGCGGCGACGGCGTGAAGACGCCCGACGAGCTCTGCGACGAAGGGCGCGAGCGCAACACGGGCGGCTATGGCCGCTGCACGGCCGACTGCGGTCGTGGGCCCTTCTGCGGTGACGGCATCGTGCAGTCTCCGCAGGAGCAGTGCGACTCGACCCCTGGCTGCACGGCCGACTGCCGTCGCCAAGAGAACGCGCCGCGCTGA